A genomic segment from Halogeometricum sp. S3BR5-2 encodes:
- a CDS encoding trans-sulfuration enzyme family protein: MNDSEERFETLAVTHGERGQRPAEGVEDVAVPVHLSSTYAVPDIDPDASLETLDPDAGEFLYSRLSNPTRNALEHRLGALCGADHAFAFGSGTAAIVTAISAAVEPGDHVVAFDDLYGGTKSMLSRYFEDRLGVDVSLVDARDTAEVAAAMRPETALVWMESPTNPLLRLCDVEAVAAVADDHGALLGVDNTFVGPYFQRPLELGADVVVHSTTKYLNGHSDSVGGALATNDAAFAEEVTFLQRVGMGNVLAPFDAYLTLRGLKTLPLRMEKHASNAQAVAEFLAEHSAVSAVHYPGLDSHPQHDLAARQMSGYGGVLSVELDADLNGTARFVSELDHFPLAVSLGGVESLVEHPATMTHSPLSQSERDFLGITDSLLRISVGVEHETDLLSDLATGLDAL, translated from the coding sequence ATGAACGATTCTGAAGAGCGGTTCGAGACGCTCGCGGTGACGCACGGCGAACGCGGACAGCGACCCGCCGAGGGCGTCGAGGACGTGGCCGTTCCCGTCCACCTCTCCTCGACGTACGCGGTGCCGGATATCGACCCGGACGCGTCGCTGGAGACCCTGGACCCGGACGCGGGCGAGTTCCTCTACTCGCGGCTGTCGAACCCGACGCGGAACGCCTTGGAACACCGCTTGGGAGCGCTCTGCGGGGCAGACCACGCCTTCGCGTTCGGGTCCGGAACCGCTGCCATCGTGACCGCCATCTCGGCCGCCGTCGAACCCGGCGACCACGTCGTCGCCTTCGACGACCTGTACGGCGGCACGAAGTCGATGCTCTCGCGGTACTTCGAGGACCGACTCGGCGTCGACGTGTCGCTGGTGGACGCGCGCGACACCGCGGAAGTCGCGGCGGCGATGCGTCCGGAGACGGCGCTCGTCTGGATGGAGTCGCCGACGAACCCGCTGCTTCGACTCTGCGACGTCGAGGCCGTCGCGGCCGTCGCGGACGACCACGGGGCACTGCTCGGCGTCGACAACACCTTCGTCGGGCCGTACTTCCAGCGACCGCTCGAACTCGGCGCCGACGTGGTCGTTCACTCGACGACGAAGTATCTCAACGGGCACTCCGACTCCGTCGGCGGCGCACTCGCGACGAACGACGCGGCGTTCGCCGAGGAGGTGACGTTCCTCCAACGCGTCGGCATGGGGAACGTGCTCGCGCCGTTCGACGCCTACCTGACCCTCCGCGGCCTGAAGACGCTCCCGCTCCGGATGGAGAAACACGCCTCGAACGCGCAGGCCGTCGCGGAGTTCCTCGCGGAGCACTCGGCGGTGTCCGCGGTCCACTACCCAGGTCTCGACTCCCACCCGCAACACGATCTCGCGGCGCGGCAGATGTCGGGCTACGGCGGCGTGCTCTCCGTCGAACTGGACGCGGACCTGAACGGTACGGCGCGGTTCGTCTCCGAACTCGACCACTTCCCGCTGGCGGTCAGCCTCGGCGGCGTCGAGTCGCTCGTCGAACACCCGGCGACGATGACGCACTCGCCGCTTTCGCAGTCCGAACGCGACTTCCTCGGCATCACCGACAGCCTCCTCCGAATCTCGGTCGGCGTCGAACACGAGACCGACCTGCTGTCGGACCTCGCGACCGGACTCGACGCGCTCTGA